One genomic segment of Aquipluma nitroreducens includes these proteins:
- a CDS encoding DJ-1/PfpI family protein translates to MKRVLLLLADGFETFEASVFIDVIGWNLLDGDHSTELFTGGLRKEIRSSFNQRFIVDYPIGEIDVDSFDALAIPGGFEEYDFYKDAYDEKFLDLIRTFKAKDKIVASICVAALPVGKSGILKDKKGTTYKNPVRRDALKSFGVEVMNQPIVIDDYIITSWNPSTAVDVALLLLELLTSKTNADYIRSIMGFEK, encoded by the coding sequence ATGAAACGAGTTTTATTGTTGTTGGCCGATGGTTTTGAAACGTTTGAAGCAAGTGTTTTCATTGATGTAATTGGATGGAATCTTTTAGATGGCGATCATTCAACGGAACTATTTACTGGTGGATTGAGAAAGGAAATACGAAGTTCATTCAATCAGAGATTCATTGTTGATTACCCGATCGGCGAAATTGACGTTGATTCGTTTGACGCTTTGGCTATTCCCGGTGGATTTGAGGAGTATGATTTTTACAAAGATGCTTACGATGAGAAGTTTCTGGACTTGATCCGGACATTTAAAGCGAAAGACAAGATTGTTGCATCCATTTGTGTTGCAGCTTTGCCGGTTGGCAAGAGTGGCATCCTGAAGGATAAAAAAGGTACGACCTATAAAAATCCGGTTCGACGTGATGCCTTGAAAAGTTTTGGCGTTGAGGTTATGAATCAACCGATTGTGATTGACGACTACATTATAACATCATGGAATCCTTCCACCGCGGTTGATGTAGCGCTATTGTTGCTGGAGTTACTGACTTCAAAAACAAATGCTGATTATATCCGGTCGATTATGGGTTTCGAAAAATAA
- a CDS encoding sodium:solute symporter: MSTTILFIVLVCFFGLLFGISYLTSKNVNNETFFTGNRKSKWYMVAFAMIGTTISGVTFISVPGEVGRSGWTYLQFLLGNFAGYWVVALVLIPLYYKLQLISIYTYLDQRFGVRSYKTGSFFFLVSRTIGAAFRMYLVAGVLQLAFFDALGIPFALTVAIAIFMILAYTFRAGIKTIIWTDSLQTTFLLASLVLTIFIISKQLDLSAFKMVKVIDEHPFSKIFDWDWRSKTNFFKQFLSGLGIVIVMNGLDQDIMQKSLTCKNKHDAQKNLFWFSLAFIVVNVLFLSLGVLLYVFAQQQGIAIPEKTDDFFPLLALNYFGTFAGILFLLGIVSVTYSSSDSALTALTTSFCIDFLNLDTKKPESKFTRIKVHVGFSILMFLVIVLFRIINDESVVTAVFKVAGYTYGPLLGLFAFGILTKKKVNDRYVPLVGLLSPVITYIINANSEAWLGGYKFGFELLLLNGLIMFVGLLLLTKKQDIPNEDNATLPRS; encoded by the coding sequence ATGAGTACAACCATTTTATTTATTGTTCTGGTTTGTTTTTTTGGACTGCTGTTTGGCATTTCATATTTAACCTCGAAGAATGTAAACAACGAAACATTTTTCACCGGAAACCGAAAATCCAAATGGTACATGGTGGCTTTTGCCATGATTGGAACCACGATTTCAGGAGTAACCTTTATTTCAGTTCCGGGCGAGGTTGGCCGTTCTGGCTGGACTTACCTGCAATTTCTGCTGGGTAATTTTGCCGGTTACTGGGTAGTTGCTTTGGTACTTATCCCACTTTACTACAAACTGCAACTCATTTCAATTTATACTTATCTCGATCAGCGATTTGGTGTGCGGTCATATAAAACAGGCTCATTCTTTTTCCTTGTTTCTCGTACTATTGGTGCGGCTTTTCGCATGTATCTGGTGGCGGGAGTGCTGCAACTTGCTTTTTTCGACGCACTTGGAATTCCTTTCGCATTAACTGTTGCCATTGCTATTTTTATGATTTTGGCTTATACCTTTCGTGCCGGAATTAAAACCATCATCTGGACCGACTCGCTTCAAACTACTTTTTTGCTGGCCTCTTTGGTATTAACGATTTTCATCATATCGAAACAACTTGATTTGAGTGCGTTCAAGATGGTTAAAGTCATCGACGAGCACCCCTTCAGTAAAATTTTCGACTGGGATTGGCGTTCGAAAACTAATTTCTTCAAGCAATTTCTGTCCGGACTTGGTATTGTAATTGTGATGAATGGTCTGGATCAGGACATCATGCAGAAGAGTTTAACGTGTAAGAATAAGCACGATGCCCAGAAAAACCTGTTTTGGTTTAGTCTGGCGTTTATCGTTGTCAATGTTTTATTCCTGAGTCTTGGTGTTTTGCTTTATGTTTTTGCCCAACAACAGGGAATTGCCATTCCGGAGAAAACCGACGATTTTTTCCCGCTTTTAGCCTTGAATTATTTTGGAACTTTTGCTGGAATATTGTTTTTACTGGGCATTGTTTCAGTCACGTATTCAAGCTCCGACTCTGCATTGACAGCTCTCACAACTTCATTCTGCATCGACTTTTTGAATCTGGATACGAAAAAGCCAGAGAGCAAATTTACCCGGATCAAAGTTCATGTTGGTTTTTCAATACTGATGTTTTTGGTGATTGTGCTTTTCAGGATCATCAACGACGAAAGCGTGGTTACCGCAGTTTTCAAAGTCGCCGGGTACACGTACGGCCCCTTGCTTGGCCTTTTTGCTTTCGGAATACTGACGAAGAAAAAGGTGAATGACCGCTACGTTCCGCTGGTCGGATTGCTGTCGCCAGTGATAACCTACATCATCAACGCCAATTCCGAAGCCTGGTTGGGCGGGTATAAATTTGGCTTCGAATTGTTGCTCCTGAATGGGCTGATCATGTTTGTGGGTTTGCTGCTACTAACAAAAAAACAAGATATACCGAATGAAGACAACGCAACGTTACCTCGCTCTTGA
- a CDS encoding acyltransferase family protein, with product MKTTQRYLALDVLRGMTVALMILVNNPGSWAHIYAPLEHAKWNGCTPTDLVFPFFLFVVGVSMFFSFSKYGNTLNKESLLKIGKRTLLIFAIGLFLNSFPQWATDYSKLRIMGVLQRIALAYGIGAVIVLASPRKYLPYIGFAILLFYWGLMYILGGSDPFSLQGNATIPFDSAVLGVTHLYKGFGIPFDPEGLLSTIPAVVTVILGYLVGALVKEAEKTSVPKKLLLVGIVAVASGLLWGFFFPINKAIWSSSYVLYTAGWACSVLALLIWVIDLKGYSRWTSFFVVFGMNPLFIFALSGLWAKTLGRLVQISGTDGSSLSGSGWLYSKVFEPLAGDINGSLLYAIAHVVFFWMIGYVLYKRKIFIKV from the coding sequence ATGAAGACAACGCAACGTTACCTCGCTCTTGATGTTCTGCGCGGCATGACCGTCGCTTTGATGATCCTGGTGAATAATCCCGGAAGCTGGGCTCATATTTATGCGCCTTTGGAACATGCCAAATGGAACGGATGTACGCCAACCGATTTGGTTTTTCCGTTCTTTCTCTTTGTGGTCGGGGTTTCCATGTTCTTCTCTTTCTCGAAATACGGAAATACGTTGAATAAAGAATCGCTCCTGAAAATAGGTAAACGGACACTCCTGATTTTTGCCATTGGCCTGTTTCTGAATTCATTTCCACAATGGGCAACCGATTATTCGAAATTGCGCATTATGGGCGTTTTGCAGCGAATCGCGCTGGCTTATGGAATTGGGGCAGTAATCGTTCTGGCCTCTCCACGAAAATATTTGCCTTACATTGGTTTTGCAATTCTGCTTTTTTATTGGGGCTTGATGTATATTCTGGGCGGTTCCGATCCTTTTTCGCTTCAGGGAAATGCTACTATTCCATTTGATTCTGCGGTGCTCGGAGTTACCCATTTATACAAAGGATTTGGAATCCCGTTTGATCCGGAAGGGCTGCTAAGCACGATACCGGCAGTGGTGACGGTAATTCTGGGTTACCTTGTTGGCGCATTAGTTAAAGAAGCCGAAAAGACTTCGGTACCGAAAAAATTATTACTTGTTGGTATTGTTGCGGTTGCTTCTGGCTTGCTTTGGGGCTTTTTCTTCCCGATTAATAAAGCAATCTGGAGCAGTTCGTATGTTCTTTATACAGCAGGATGGGCGTGTTCTGTTTTGGCTCTTTTGATCTGGGTCATCGACTTGAAAGGCTATTCCAGGTGGACTTCGTTTTTTGTGGTATTTGGGATGAACCCACTGTTCATCTTCGCACTTTCCGGATTGTGGGCTAAAACATTGGGACGCTTGGTTCAGATTTCCGGAACTGATGGTTCCAGTCTGAGTGGTTCAGGATGGCTGTATTCAAAGGTTTTTGAACCATTGGCAGGAGACATTAATGGTTCTTTGCTTTACGCCATTGCGCATGTTGTATTCTTTTGGATGATTGGATATGTGCTGTATAAAAGGAAGATATTTATAAAAGTATAA
- a CDS encoding golvesin C-terminal-like domain-containing protein gives MKNYFSLKIGIALLFFCLITGTTKADKSSRFLKKANKAATAFAKKASVGTDYTFKIDTVLVDVQSKKVKLGMKETFAYIPFRLENTTEFYNWYEDLLGRRFRNYSVSIESMGKEIHELIPNIYRNQSVAIDAKRLSQSVNTKLPVVRNISANSNFPEGLSNRNIALWHSHGWYYENTLDRWEWQRARVFLTVEDIWTMSFVVPYITPMLENAGAEVFLPRERDTQKHEVIIDADGSTKGCTYQELGEALQSGKEVGFGLKVPFLLEGENPFQMGGTRQMMANKNTTSQVVYTSEIPESGKYAVYISYVRNDENITDAHYTVFHSGGKTEFLVNQTIGGGTWIYLGTFQFEKGMNGKIELSNQSNETGKLVSVDAVRLGGGMGNVVRGRSGDMDQLLKLRDAQGFALDWSKWLPFASQRPRYQEGARYYLQYAGMPDTLVYILNKVKVDYSNRGKDAAAFAKREAGKNDYKDDYQSRGEWVNYLLGAPNGPTANPEVKGLGIPVDMALAFHTDAGTTPDSTIIGTLMIYDTTNGPDSFKNGQSRWASRDLADIVQSQVVGDLQKLYFPQWTRRGMWNKQYSEAARPKVPTVLSELLSHQNFADMALAYDPRFKFDVSRAYYKGILKFLAFQNGQKYVVQPLPVNYFQMKMEGRNVRLSWAPVADELEPTAVSKSYKIYTRIENGGFDNGIEVNEPTYLCRDLKPGEIYSFKVTAMNEGGESFPSEILACSLPADDKKPVLIVNAFDRICGPETYDNGKEAGFRMGEDEGVADKTDLAFIGEQYDFNRNSQWRDDDDSGFGSCHSDQETRIVQGNSFDYPLVHGLAFRNNGLGFISMSDEAFEQKNWSATDFSALDIIFGEEKTTKPLYGLQKKDFSLFTPKMRQAISGFTSVENAKLFLSGTYIGTDLELCGDTLAKHFAADVLHFKQMTNHASRSGCLYPVNAVKADFPSEIHFVQEYNPKIYKVESPDAIEPKGENAKVLFRYKGNNKTAGVCFDGNYHTVVIGFPFETITTDDERTQMIGEILKYWGMK, from the coding sequence ATGAAAAATTATTTTTCGTTGAAAATAGGAATTGCTTTATTATTCTTTTGCCTGATAACAGGAACAACAAAAGCCGATAAATCCAGTCGTTTTCTGAAAAAAGCGAATAAGGCAGCTACTGCTTTCGCAAAGAAGGCTTCAGTCGGAACCGATTATACGTTTAAGATCGATACGGTTTTAGTCGATGTTCAGTCGAAAAAAGTGAAACTGGGAATGAAAGAGACATTTGCCTATATCCCTTTCAGGCTTGAAAATACCACAGAATTTTACAATTGGTATGAAGATTTGCTTGGACGAAGATTTCGCAACTATTCGGTTTCCATCGAAAGTATGGGCAAGGAAATTCACGAATTAATTCCAAACATTTATCGGAATCAATCGGTTGCCATCGATGCCAAACGTTTGAGCCAATCTGTAAATACGAAACTGCCGGTTGTTCGGAACATCTCGGCAAACTCCAACTTTCCGGAGGGATTGAGCAACAGAAACATCGCGCTGTGGCACAGTCATGGCTGGTATTACGAAAACACGCTCGATCGCTGGGAATGGCAACGCGCCCGTGTTTTCCTGACTGTTGAAGACATTTGGACCATGAGTTTTGTGGTTCCGTACATTACGCCAATGCTCGAAAATGCGGGGGCAGAGGTTTTCCTTCCGCGCGAAAGAGATACCCAGAAGCATGAAGTCATCATTGATGCTGATGGCTCAACCAAAGGTTGCACGTATCAGGAATTGGGTGAAGCACTTCAGTCTGGTAAAGAAGTTGGATTCGGACTGAAAGTGCCATTTCTGCTTGAAGGCGAAAATCCATTCCAGATGGGCGGAACACGACAAATGATGGCCAATAAAAATACCACCTCACAAGTTGTTTATACGTCTGAAATTCCTGAATCAGGAAAATATGCAGTGTACATTTCGTATGTACGGAATGATGAAAATATTACCGATGCGCATTACACGGTTTTTCATTCAGGAGGAAAGACTGAGTTTCTGGTGAACCAGACCATCGGCGGCGGAACCTGGATTTACCTGGGAACATTTCAGTTCGAAAAAGGAATGAACGGCAAAATTGAATTGAGCAATCAGTCGAATGAAACCGGCAAACTTGTTTCTGTTGATGCGGTTCGATTGGGTGGCGGAATGGGAAATGTGGTTCGTGGAAGATCCGGTGATATGGATCAGTTACTGAAACTACGCGATGCTCAGGGGTTTGCTCTGGATTGGTCGAAATGGTTGCCATTCGCTAGCCAGCGCCCAAGGTATCAGGAAGGTGCGCGCTATTATTTGCAATATGCAGGCATGCCCGATACACTGGTTTATATCCTGAACAAAGTGAAGGTTGATTATTCGAATCGTGGAAAAGATGCCGCTGCTTTTGCCAAACGCGAAGCCGGAAAAAATGATTACAAAGACGATTATCAGAGTCGTGGCGAATGGGTGAATTACCTGTTAGGTGCTCCAAACGGACCAACTGCAAATCCTGAAGTGAAAGGTTTGGGAATTCCGGTTGACATGGCTTTGGCGTTTCATACCGATGCCGGAACTACGCCGGATAGCACCATTATCGGGACATTAATGATTTATGATACTACCAATGGACCTGACTCGTTTAAGAATGGACAGTCGAGATGGGCGAGCCGTGATTTGGCCGATATTGTGCAATCGCAGGTGGTTGGCGACCTTCAGAAATTGTATTTCCCGCAGTGGACTCGCCGTGGAATGTGGAACAAACAATATTCGGAAGCCGCCCGCCCAAAAGTTCCGACAGTTCTTTCCGAATTATTGTCGCACCAAAATTTTGCAGATATGGCGCTGGCTTACGACCCACGTTTTAAGTTCGATGTGAGCCGGGCTTATTACAAGGGAATCCTGAAGTTTTTAGCTTTTCAGAACGGGCAAAAATATGTGGTACAACCGCTGCCTGTCAATTATTTCCAGATGAAAATGGAAGGACGGAATGTGCGTTTGTCGTGGGCTCCGGTGGCCGATGAACTTGAGCCAACAGCAGTTTCCAAATCGTATAAAATATATACCCGGATTGAAAATGGTGGATTCGATAATGGCATTGAAGTGAACGAACCAACCTATTTATGTCGCGATTTAAAACCGGGTGAGATTTACAGTTTCAAGGTGACGGCTATGAACGAAGGCGGGGAAAGTTTTCCATCAGAAATACTGGCCTGTAGCTTGCCAGCCGATGACAAGAAACCTGTTTTGATTGTGAATGCCTTCGACCGCATTTGCGGACCAGAAACATATGACAATGGAAAGGAAGCCGGATTCCGGATGGGCGAAGATGAAGGTGTTGCCGACAAAACGGATCTTGCATTTATTGGCGAACAATACGATTTTAATCGAAATTCGCAATGGAGAGACGACGATGATTCGGGCTTTGGTTCGTGTCATTCCGATCAGGAAACACGCATTGTTCAGGGAAATTCATTTGATTATCCGCTGGTTCATGGTCTGGCATTCCGAAACAATGGACTGGGATTTATTTCGATGAGCGACGAAGCATTCGAACAGAAAAACTGGAGTGCAACCGATTTTTCGGCACTCGACATCATTTTCGGTGAAGAAAAAACAACCAAACCGCTTTACGGACTTCAGAAAAAAGATTTTTCACTTTTTACTCCTAAAATGCGTCAGGCTATTTCCGGGTTCACTTCCGTCGAAAATGCAAAGCTATTTTTGTCGGGAACTTACATTGGAACCGACCTGGAACTTTGCGGCGATACACTTGCAAAACATTTTGCGGCCGATGTACTACACTTTAAGCAGATGACCAATCACGCCAGCAGAAGTGGTTGCTTGTATCCGGTGAATGCAGTGAAAGCTGATTTTCCTTCCGAAATCCATTTTGTTCAGGAATACAACCCGAAGATTTATAAGGTTGAATCGCCCGATGCCATTGAGCCGAAGGGCGAAAATGCCAAAGTGCTTTTCAGGTACAAAGGCAACAACAAAACTGCCGGCGTTTGTTTTGACGGAAATTATCACACAGTCGTTATCGGATTTCCTTTTGAAACCATAACAACGGATGATGAACGGACGCAGATGATTGGAGAGATTCTGAAATATTGGGGAATGAAGTGA
- a CDS encoding glycosyltransferase family 2 protein codes for MKKITCFIPFGTQAETLATVLELKKSELVSNIIVVKNPEQTCSIEGVEVLDSGSMTSGKFVQQMASRSNTSYTLIYTRQSSLQLGQLALERFVQIADDTQSGMVYSNYLAVKNGKVENQPVIDYQEGSLRDDFNFGSVMLYRTEILKKAAEGISAEFAFAGLYALRLGVSQYAELFRIPEYLYTEHESDLRKSGEKIFDYVDPKNRAVQIEMEEACTKHLKNVGAYLEPVFTPIQFDEQDFEVEASVIIPVRNRVRTIEDAIKSVLSQKTNFKFNLIIADNFSNDGTSEIIQKYAATDGRLIHVIPDRTDLGIGGCWNLAVSHPKCGKFAIQLDSDDLYLDETTVQQVVDAFYAQNCAMVVGTYQMVNFALEEIPPGIIDHKEWTPENGRNNALRINGLGAPRAFYTPVLRRIPVPNVNYGEDYALGLAISRRYQIGRIYNPIYLCRRWDDNSDASLSIEVMNGHNLYKDRIRTIELKARKNLGK; via the coding sequence ATGAAAAAAATTACCTGTTTTATTCCGTTCGGAACGCAAGCCGAAACACTTGCAACGGTTCTCGAATTAAAAAAGTCGGAGCTGGTTTCGAATATTATTGTGGTTAAAAATCCGGAACAAACTTGTTCGATAGAAGGTGTTGAAGTATTGGATTCGGGTTCGATGACAAGCGGTAAATTCGTTCAACAAATGGCTTCCAGAAGCAATACTTCCTATACACTGATTTATACCCGCCAGAGCTCGCTTCAGTTGGGGCAGTTGGCTCTCGAGCGGTTTGTGCAAATAGCCGATGACACGCAGAGTGGGATGGTGTATTCGAATTATCTGGCCGTGAAAAATGGCAAAGTGGAGAACCAGCCGGTGATTGATTATCAGGAAGGAAGTTTGCGCGACGATTTTAACTTTGGTTCAGTCATGCTTTACCGCACCGAGATCCTGAAAAAAGCTGCCGAAGGTATTTCCGCAGAATTTGCTTTTGCCGGATTGTATGCACTTCGTCTGGGTGTGTCGCAATACGCCGAATTGTTCCGCATTCCGGAGTATTTATACACCGAGCATGAATCGGATCTTCGGAAATCGGGCGAAAAAATATTCGATTATGTCGATCCGAAAAACCGGGCGGTGCAAATTGAAATGGAAGAAGCTTGTACCAAACACCTGAAGAATGTAGGCGCTTACCTTGAACCTGTTTTTACGCCAATTCAGTTCGACGAGCAGGATTTCGAGGTGGAAGCATCGGTTATCATTCCGGTGCGAAACCGTGTGCGAACCATTGAGGATGCCATCAAATCTGTGTTGTCCCAAAAGACCAATTTCAAATTTAACCTGATTATTGCTGATAATTTTTCGAATGATGGAACATCTGAAATCATTCAGAAGTACGCAGCTACCGACGGGCGTTTGATTCATGTTATTCCTGATCGTACTGATTTGGGAATTGGCGGTTGCTGGAATTTGGCGGTGAGCCATCCAAAATGTGGAAAGTTTGCCATTCAGCTCGACAGCGATGATTTGTATTTGGATGAAACTACCGTACAGCAAGTGGTTGACGCATTTTATGCGCAAAATTGTGCCATGGTTGTTGGTACTTACCAAATGGTAAATTTCGCGTTGGAGGAAATTCCTCCCGGTATAATCGACCATAAAGAATGGACGCCTGAAAATGGACGGAATAATGCACTCCGGATTAATGGACTCGGTGCGCCACGTGCATTTTACACACCGGTTTTGCGCCGGATACCGGTTCCCAATGTCAATTATGGTGAAGATTACGCACTTGGATTGGCCATTTCGCGCCGCTACCAGATTGGGCGAATTTATAATCCGATTTACCTTTGCCGTCGTTGGGACGACAATTCGGATGCCTCGCTCAGCATTGAGGTGATGAATGGTCACAATTTGTACAAAGATCGCATTCGCACCATCGAATTAAAAGCAAGGAAAAATTTAGGAAAATAG
- a CDS encoding transposase yields MSQSLSKLYIHCIFHVKNNTCLIRPEDENELYAYIGGVLKLSKSIPVQINGTGDHIHVLCIMSKNISLANLLEDIKRNSSRWIKTKDNYYLNFAWQGGYSGYSVSQSKVEVVNRYIENQKEHHKHQTFKEEYLQFLKENGIEYNEEYLWT; encoded by the coding sequence ATGTCACAATCATTATCGAAATTGTATATCCATTGTATCTTTCATGTAAAAAATAACACGTGTTTAATAAGACCGGAAGATGAAAATGAATTGTATGCCTATATTGGTGGTGTCCTAAAATTATCAAAATCAATTCCGGTTCAAATTAATGGAACGGGAGATCATATTCATGTGCTATGTATTATGTCCAAAAATATTTCGTTAGCAAATTTATTGGAAGACATAAAACGAAACAGTAGCCGGTGGATAAAGACAAAAGACAATTATTATCTGAATTTTGCATGGCAAGGGGGTTATTCTGGATATTCAGTAAGTCAATCAAAAGTTGAGGTGGTTAATAGGTACATTGAAAATCAAAAGGAACATCATAAACATCAAACTTTTAAAGAAGAATATCTCCAATTTCTGAAGGAAAATGGAATCGAATACAATGAAGAATACTTATGGACTTAA
- a CDS encoding DUF4922 domain-containing protein, with product MDQLLDIIKKTNKSVTQVLQEFVEAEKLMWPLAAANYKGLEKVEEKSFQFDGFQVMAQFNPERMRSSVAEVDKQSIAARKCFLCSENRPSEQDAIAFGDDFLILVNPFPIFKNHFTISCNRHIDQRFIPNVKTLLELAKAMERFTVFYNGPECGASAPDHLHFQAGESGFMPISEDFGRLKHTARKLYSNDQTEVWAFDNYLRKMISIETNSMEEALKVIDIYYKHFAAMQTDKVEPMMNVLCSFSDGKWTIHLFPRKAHRPTHFYEEGEKQILISPGSVDFGGVFILPRREDFDKISKENIVDILAQVCVNQDVFLELTEKIRNDLNS from the coding sequence ATGGATCAATTGCTTGATATCATTAAAAAAACGAATAAATCTGTAACTCAGGTTCTTCAGGAGTTTGTTGAGGCTGAAAAGTTAATGTGGCCTTTGGCTGCTGCAAACTATAAAGGATTGGAAAAGGTTGAAGAGAAAAGTTTTCAGTTCGATGGGTTTCAGGTCATGGCGCAATTTAATCCAGAGCGGATGCGGTCTTCGGTGGCAGAGGTTGATAAACAGTCGATTGCTGCACGCAAGTGCTTTTTGTGTTCCGAAAACCGACCTTCGGAGCAGGATGCCATTGCTTTTGGTGATGATTTCCTGATTTTGGTTAATCCGTTCCCGATATTTAAAAACCATTTCACCATTTCCTGTAACCGGCACATCGATCAGCGATTTATCCCCAACGTAAAAACATTGCTCGAACTGGCGAAAGCAATGGAACGTTTTACTGTATTTTACAATGGCCCGGAATGCGGAGCTTCTGCCCCTGACCACTTGCATTTTCAGGCTGGTGAAAGCGGTTTTATGCCAATTTCTGAAGATTTCGGACGACTGAAACACACGGCCCGAAAGCTATATTCGAATGACCAAACGGAAGTATGGGCGTTCGATAACTATCTCCGGAAGATGATTTCGATTGAAACCAATTCGATGGAAGAAGCTTTGAAGGTAATTGATATTTACTATAAGCATTTTGCTGCCATGCAAACGGACAAGGTTGAACCGATGATGAATGTGCTTTGTTCTTTTTCTGATGGCAAATGGACGATTCATCTTTTTCCACGGAAAGCGCACCGGCCAACTCATTTTTACGAGGAGGGCGAAAAGCAGATATTGATAAGTCCCGGATCTGTTGATTTTGGCGGGGTTTTTATTCTGCCACGCCGAGAAGATTTTGACAAGATCAGCAAAGAAAATATCGTTGATATTTTGGCTCAGGTCTGTGTTAATCAGGATGTGTTTCTGGAATTGACTGAGAAAATCAGAAATGACCTAAACTCATAA